A stretch of the Candidatus Hydrogenedentota bacterium genome encodes the following:
- a CDS encoding SGNH/GDSL hydrolase family protein: protein MSMRQRVRAGCDCGVHSLLVAVFLLVLLTRAAEAQTKRILLVGDSWAEYAWDDNAWPAVLSTYGLSQWGAEGSTTAIGGTTASVWKDPGALALVQQALAANPTIDIIHLSLGGNDMLAGQAAGGWHTGLSPTEESALFDRIQNDLTTVVDFCLGLRSDMKVGLIDYDYVNLWETSLAGIQGAQLMQVNLGNPSPSQVNAAFTNMGLRKRAIASSRSRVLYVHNWGLQQYRHGHPGFIDAGFVYRAPFAAGTAPFPGWPPAYSPYPGGNPVYPGPRAGMAADGDDPIHLNVTGYKDLCASALGQGFAGWLVDITGPTVLSITRKAGAQNPTTNQTLEFTVTFSEDVRTVA from the coding sequence ATGAGTATGCGACAGCGTGTAAGAGCGGGCTGTGACTGCGGCGTCCATTCGCTACTGGTGGCCGTTTTCCTCTTGGTACTGCTGACGCGTGCGGCGGAGGCCCAGACGAAGCGCATTCTGCTTGTGGGCGACAGTTGGGCGGAATACGCGTGGGATGACAACGCCTGGCCCGCGGTGCTGAGCACCTATGGGTTGAGCCAATGGGGCGCGGAGGGCTCGACTACAGCGATCGGCGGCACGACGGCGTCCGTCTGGAAAGACCCGGGCGCGCTTGCCTTGGTCCAGCAGGCCCTTGCGGCAAATCCCACCATCGACATCATACATCTGAGTCTGGGCGGCAATGATATGCTCGCGGGGCAGGCGGCGGGGGGCTGGCATACGGGTCTGTCGCCCACGGAAGAGAGCGCGCTATTCGACCGCATACAGAACGACCTGACGACCGTGGTGGATTTCTGCCTCGGTCTGCGTTCTGACATGAAGGTAGGCCTCATTGATTATGATTATGTGAACCTTTGGGAGACTTCGCTGGCGGGCATTCAGGGCGCGCAACTGATGCAGGTTAATCTGGGCAATCCGTCGCCCAGCCAGGTGAATGCCGCGTTTACGAATATGGGCCTGCGCAAGCGCGCCATCGCCAGCTCCCGGAGCCGCGTGCTCTATGTGCATAACTGGGGGTTGCAGCAGTACCGGCACGGTCACCCCGGTTTCATTGACGCCGGTTTCGTCTATCGGGCGCCCTTCGCCGCCGGCACAGCACCGTTCCCGGGCTGGCCGCCGGCTTATTCGCCGTATCCGGGCGGGAACCCGGTGTATCCCGGGCCGCGCGCCGGCATGGCGGCAGACGGCGACGACCCGATCCATTTGAACGTGACCGGCTACAAGGACCTTTGCGCGAGCGCGCTAGGCCAGGGTTTCGCGGGCTGGCTCGTGGATATCACGGGTCCGACAGTGCTCTCGATCACGCGCAAGGCCGGCGCGCAAAACCCTACGACGAACCAGACCCTCGAATTTACCGTGACCTTCAGCGAAGACGTGCGCACGGTGGCGT
- a CDS encoding phosphate--AMP phosphotransferase has translation MLETVDLETKLGKEEYKAALDELDVRLPTLQRGLHSAGVPVLIVFEGWEAAGKGTVLSRLLQALDPRGFKVHAIAPAAERDRFWPPMWRFWKLLPADGAIAIFDRSWYLQVLEEYVENGCDGRAAQSAYERIRAFERQLTDGGAVIVKFFLHISKKEQAKRFKKLEEDPAFAWRVGEAERRQQKRYDEYAQAVEDMLRETSTPNAPWTLVPATDERFARVKVAETLAAALANPMAVRPATPTEEPQSAPRRTSPLDRVDASITVSEETYDEELPRLQEELRRLQHLCYKQRKPVVIVYEGWDAAGKGGNIRRFVRELDPRGYEVAPFAAPQGDEKTHHYLWRFWRALPKAGHFAIFDRSWYGRVLVERIEGFATYPEWARAYREINEFESDLADYGMVVIKFWLHISKEEQLARFQARQDTSEKRWKITDEDWRNREKWDLYWQAVSDMLERTSTVRAPWTVVEGNDKRHARIKTLRTAVKRIAAALEAAPG, from the coding sequence ATGCTCGAAACCGTGGATTTGGAAACGAAGTTGGGTAAAGAGGAATACAAGGCGGCCTTGGACGAACTCGACGTCCGGCTGCCGACGCTGCAGCGGGGCTTGCATTCGGCGGGGGTACCTGTACTGATAGTGTTCGAAGGATGGGAGGCGGCGGGCAAGGGCACCGTATTGAGCCGGCTCCTTCAGGCGCTCGACCCCCGCGGTTTCAAGGTTCACGCGATTGCGCCCGCGGCCGAACGGGACCGCTTCTGGCCCCCGATGTGGCGCTTCTGGAAGCTGCTCCCCGCCGACGGCGCCATTGCCATATTTGACAGAAGCTGGTACCTGCAAGTTCTCGAGGAATACGTGGAAAACGGGTGCGACGGGCGCGCGGCGCAATCCGCGTATGAACGCATCCGGGCTTTCGAACGCCAACTCACCGACGGCGGCGCGGTGATAGTAAAATTCTTTCTGCACATCAGTAAGAAAGAACAGGCGAAGCGGTTCAAGAAGCTCGAAGAAGACCCCGCGTTCGCGTGGCGCGTCGGCGAAGCGGAGCGGCGCCAGCAGAAGCGCTACGACGAGTATGCCCAGGCCGTCGAGGACATGCTGCGCGAGACGTCAACGCCGAATGCGCCCTGGACACTTGTGCCGGCCACCGACGAACGCTTCGCCCGCGTGAAGGTTGCTGAAACGCTCGCCGCGGCGCTTGCGAATCCAATGGCCGTGCGGCCGGCCACCCCGACCGAGGAACCTCAGAGCGCGCCGCGCCGTACAAGCCCCTTGGACCGCGTGGATGCGTCCATCACGGTTTCAGAGGAAACCTACGACGAAGAGCTGCCTCGGCTGCAAGAGGAACTGCGGCGTCTTCAGCACCTTTGCTACAAGCAGCGCAAGCCCGTGGTCATTGTCTACGAAGGGTGGGATGCCGCCGGCAAAGGGGGCAACATCCGCCGCTTTGTGCGCGAGCTTGACCCGCGCGGCTATGAGGTCGCGCCGTTTGCCGCGCCGCAGGGCGATGAAAAGACGCACCACTATCTCTGGCGGTTCTGGAGGGCGCTCCCGAAAGCGGGCCACTTTGCCATATTCGATCGCTCCTGGTATGGCCGCGTGCTGGTGGAACGGATCGAAGGATTCGCCACCTATCCGGAATGGGCGCGCGCCTATCGTGAAATCAACGAATTCGAGTCGGACCTTGCCGATTACGGGATGGTTGTCATCAAATTCTGGCTGCATATTTCGAAGGAAGAGCAATTGGCCCGATTCCAGGCGCGTCAGGACACCTCGGAGAAGCGTTGGAAGATCACGGACGAAGACTGGCGCAATCGCGAGAAGTGGGACTTGTATTGGCAAGCGGTGTCGGACATGCTCGAGCGCACGTCCACCGTCCGCGCGCCGTGGACCGTGGTCGAGGGCAACGACAAGCGCCACGCGCGCATCAAGACGCTGCGCACGGCCGTGAAGCGCATTGCCGCCGCACTCGAAGCGGCGCCTGGTTGA